One window from the genome of Pyrobaculum ferrireducens encodes:
- a CDS encoding glycoside hydrolase, translating into MNRHFLMLQAVLFAAVAAAQNVVFVWHLHQPPYYIPESSVPTDTGKGVAEAPWVRLWTAKAYYPMLLLVEETGVKVTFDVTPTLLEQIEMYASGRLIDRYLQLSLKSAEELTEEEKAFIANRFFDISWEVQIPKFPRYQCLLQKRNSGLQFDTADYRDLQVLFNLAWINEKLLVEDPELRPIYEKARNSNCGTHFTDLEKAVVLTKHLKYPKLFLDKLAKLYRGGWIDVVMTPYYYPIAPLVENTSNALLTDPGIITLPRPFAHPEDVAAQIQLSRHKFKTFFKSELLGVWPPELAVDDLFLEILSQNSIRYTIADQAALQRYLGREAEPRELHTPWVRHGVLIFFRDRELSDWIGFRGSELSRQFGEDYAAGQFLQILSSRTGDGYVVVALDGENPWEWYPHDGYIFLTKIYNAVKDRATTLREVAGRATPLPMNSPLPPSSWAGGSLSVWIGEWEENLAWRILKEARQAAQNKAWAQLLYPAEAGDWFWWYGRDRESPVENVFDYLFRYAIKKFYNKTGLPYSYTWPLDEPIHYRSQVTVDWAGAPFNRLIFSEVENVTVTVEVYSQTAGTASPGRAGGIRAVAHWGPVDVWGGAWRDLFFAPMAYAGDVGNNDVYALQLRLPPGKYEFTFIAQGSNEVYATALGKNYRVEVVPRTGGYVCGVELSRVEVYDSGGNLIAIYTGNATAYVGNVIKAYYRICRSGDVYVAASMALLRDVGAPWDEMYIYAEPAGGDLYVAEFRLNYSGVFVLRVKAMGSNVSYSPPTYIKALGGPGPRFVDGDPSDWIGQPPQQTPGATASMYELIVADPEGDQYRYYRPDWNWPPTDDLDAVELRLYIDGNNLYGLVKLRQHGNIYAPYVMVAIGLPGGGFSEWLPDWSDTKLAFKWDYVIGINYGKGAPLFLFNHSWDPKPVGQIARSGNVIEFAIPLDQLPLLKDAKEIYITAAVFANSYGGIWDPGKNNAYDPARGIYINEDIYASNIYDVFGQAPTWEEVHGGWNGGDYTINFYITAHLQNGRIVALS; encoded by the coding sequence ATGAACAGACATTTTTTAATGCTACAAGCAGTTCTGTTTGCCGCGGTTGCCGCGGCTCAAAACGTCGTGTTTGTGTGGCATCTACACCAGCCCCCCTATTACATACCAGAAAGCTCCGTCCCTACAGACACCGGCAAGGGAGTGGCAGAGGCTCCCTGGGTAAGGCTGTGGACTGCGAAGGCGTACTACCCTATGTTGTTGCTGGTGGAGGAGACCGGGGTAAAAGTAACTTTTGACGTGACGCCTACCCTGCTCGAGCAGATTGAGATGTACGCCTCAGGTAGGCTGATTGATAGGTATCTACAACTCTCTCTCAAAAGCGCCGAGGAGTTAACAGAAGAAGAAAAGGCGTTTATAGCCAACAGATTTTTCGACATAAGCTGGGAGGTTCAGATCCCGAAGTTTCCGCGGTATCAATGTCTACTCCAGAAGAGAAACAGCGGTCTGCAGTTCGACACGGCGGACTACCGCGACTTACAGGTATTATTCAACCTGGCGTGGATTAACGAGAAGCTACTCGTCGAAGACCCGGAGCTGAGGCCTATATACGAAAAGGCTAGAAACAGCAACTGCGGCACCCACTTCACAGACCTAGAGAAGGCGGTGGTCTTGACAAAGCACCTAAAGTACCCCAAGCTGTTTCTAGACAAGCTAGCGAAGCTGTATAGAGGCGGGTGGATAGATGTAGTCATGACGCCGTACTACTACCCCATAGCTCCACTTGTTGAAAACACCAGCAACGCCCTACTCACAGACCCCGGCATAATAACCCTGCCACGGCCCTTCGCGCATCCTGAAGACGTCGCCGCGCAGATCCAGCTCTCTAGACACAAATTCAAAACGTTCTTCAAGTCGGAGCTCCTGGGCGTGTGGCCCCCCGAGCTGGCAGTCGACGACCTCTTTTTAGAAATACTGTCTCAAAACTCTATTAGGTACACCATAGCCGATCAGGCGGCTCTGCAACGCTACCTGGGTAGGGAGGCGGAGCCTAGGGAGCTCCACACGCCGTGGGTTAGACACGGGGTCTTAATCTTCTTCAGAGATAGAGAGCTGTCGGACTGGATAGGCTTCAGAGGCTCGGAGCTGTCACGGCAATTCGGCGAGGACTACGCCGCGGGGCAGTTCCTACAGATCTTAAGCAGTAGAACCGGCGATGGCTACGTCGTAGTAGCCCTCGACGGCGAAAACCCGTGGGAGTGGTACCCCCACGACGGCTACATCTTCCTCACCAAGATATACAACGCGGTTAAGGACCGCGCCACGACTCTAAGGGAGGTAGCCGGGAGAGCCACGCCGCTACCCATGAACTCGCCGTTGCCCCCCTCCAGCTGGGCCGGGGGGAGCCTCTCCGTGTGGATAGGGGAGTGGGAGGAGAACCTGGCATGGAGGATACTAAAAGAGGCGAGGCAAGCCGCCCAGAACAAGGCCTGGGCGCAGTTGCTATACCCGGCTGAGGCAGGCGACTGGTTCTGGTGGTACGGACGGGATAGGGAATCGCCAGTGGAGAACGTCTTCGACTACCTATTCCGCTATGCTATTAAGAAGTTTTACAACAAGACAGGTCTGCCCTACAGCTACACGTGGCCTCTCGACGAGCCTATTCACTACAGAAGCCAGGTCACAGTTGACTGGGCTGGAGCTCCCTTCAACAGACTGATATTCAGCGAGGTGGAAAACGTGACGGTCACCGTCGAGGTGTATTCACAAACCGCCGGCACCGCCAGCCCCGGCAGAGCCGGGGGCATTAGGGCGGTGGCGCACTGGGGCCCGGTGGATGTGTGGGGCGGGGCGTGGAGGGACTTGTTCTTCGCCCCCATGGCGTACGCCGGGGACGTGGGGAACAACGACGTATATGCGCTACAGCTGAGACTCCCACCTGGTAAGTACGAGTTCACCTTCATAGCCCAGGGCTCCAACGAGGTCTACGCAACGGCGCTTGGGAAGAACTATAGAGTGGAGGTGGTGCCCAGAACCGGCGGCTACGTCTGCGGCGTCGAGCTGAGCCGCGTGGAGGTATACGACTCTGGGGGCAACCTAATCGCTATCTATACCGGAAACGCCACGGCGTACGTCGGCAACGTAATTAAGGCCTACTACAGGATATGCAGAAGCGGCGACGTCTACGTAGCTGCGTCCATGGCCCTCCTGAGGGATGTAGGGGCGCCGTGGGACGAGATGTACATATACGCGGAGCCCGCCGGCGGCGACCTCTACGTGGCCGAGTTTAGGCTCAACTACAGCGGCGTGTTTGTACTAAGGGTCAAGGCCATGGGTAGCAACGTGTCCTACTCGCCGCCGACCTACATCAAGGCGCTCGGCGGCCCAGGCCCGAGATTCGTAGACGGAGACCCCAGCGACTGGATCGGCCAACCGCCTCAGCAGACCCCCGGGGCAACCGCCAGTATGTATGAGCTAATAGTCGCAGACCCCGAGGGCGATCAGTACAGGTACTACCGCCCAGATTGGAACTGGCCCCCCACAGACGACTTAGATGCAGTGGAGCTCAGACTCTACATAGATGGAAACAACCTCTACGGGCTGGTAAAGCTGAGGCAACACGGCAACATCTACGCGCCGTACGTCATGGTGGCGATCGGACTCCCAGGCGGCGGGTTCAGCGAGTGGCTACCCGACTGGAGCGATACGAAGCTCGCCTTTAAGTGGGACTACGTAATAGGCATAAACTATGGAAAAGGCGCTCCACTCTTCCTATTCAACCACTCCTGGGATCCAAAACCAGTGGGGCAAATAGCCAGATCTGGAAACGTCATAGAATTCGCCATACCGCTAGACCAGCTACCACTACTAAAAGACGCAAAAGAAATCTACATAACGGCGGCGGTGTTTGCAAACAGCTACGGAGGCATATGGGACCCCGGCAAAAACAACGCATACGACCCAGCAAGAGGCATATACATAAACGAAGACATCTACGCATCCAACATATACGACGTATTCGGACAGGCGCCGACATGGGAAGAAGTCCACGGAGGCTGGAACGGCGGCGACTACACCATCAACTTCTACATCACAGCACATCTACAAAACGGCAGAATAGTCGCGCTCTCCTAA
- the rnhA gene encoding ribonuclease HI, translating to MNCLKIFFDGACEPVNPGGVGAYGFAVFDGEREVYGEGGVVCVGERWCTNNYAEYSALVRALEWALSNGVECVAVYGDSQLVVRQVLGEYAVRAPHLKPLYERALELAGRFKGFSISWVPRGENSRADYYSKRAYCDYLKARPELRERYSRWLATGRQLAALRRLGVDADVCLTRAEASRLIRRLGGG from the coding sequence GTGAATTGCCTCAAAATATTTTTCGACGGGGCGTGCGAGCCCGTCAACCCGGGGGGCGTCGGGGCATATGGCTTCGCCGTGTTTGACGGCGAAAGGGAGGTGTATGGAGAGGGGGGTGTGGTGTGCGTCGGGGAGCGGTGGTGTACTAACAACTACGCGGAGTACTCCGCGTTGGTGAGGGCGCTTGAATGGGCTCTGTCAAACGGCGTGGAGTGCGTGGCTGTCTACGGCGACAGCCAGCTGGTGGTGAGGCAGGTCTTAGGTGAGTACGCGGTTAGGGCTCCCCACCTAAAGCCGCTGTACGAGAGGGCGCTGGAGCTGGCGGGCCGCTTCAAGGGGTTTTCCATTTCCTGGGTGCCCCGGGGGGAGAACAGCCGCGCCGACTACTACTCGAAGAGGGCTTACTGCGACTACTTGAAGGCGAGGCCGGAGCTCCGGGAGAGGTACAGCCGGTGGCTCGCCACCGGGAGGCAGCTGGCCGCGCTTAGGCGGCTTGGCGTAGACGCCGACGTGTGCCTCACGAGAGCCGAGGCGTCGAGGTTGATAAGACGTCTGGGGGGTGGCTAG
- the nucS gene encoding endonuclease NucS, protein MVANVAGAPKPEEAARLINSGKRRGVVVVVGICEVSYTGRAAAALGPGRRLLILKRDGTLLLHEAEKAQPKIWNPPGSFTAAYVEGGVLVVKSVRSRPFETVRVVFRQVDFASAFDVGTSELALVGTESDVVEALVRNPSIIEEGLEVVGVEVPTDVGHIDILARDRGGRYVIIEVKRDVATHDAVFQLARYVELYRRKGHEVRGVLVASDISSTALEYLKRYDLVFVKVNPRELTVSTNKNTLNSK, encoded by the coding sequence GTGGTTGCTAACGTGGCAGGTGCTCCTAAGCCGGAGGAGGCCGCCCGCCTCATAAACTCTGGGAAGAGGCGGGGTGTCGTGGTTGTGGTGGGGATCTGCGAGGTGTCGTACACGGGGAGGGCCGCGGCGGCGCTGGGGCCTGGGCGCCGCCTCCTAATTTTAAAGAGAGACGGGACTTTGTTGTTGCACGAGGCTGAGAAGGCCCAGCCGAAGATTTGGAACCCGCCTGGTAGCTTCACGGCGGCTTACGTGGAGGGGGGCGTGCTCGTGGTGAAGAGCGTCAGGTCTAGGCCTTTTGAGACTGTGCGGGTGGTGTTTCGCCAGGTGGATTTCGCGTCGGCGTTCGACGTGGGGACGTCGGAGCTCGCCCTCGTCGGAACTGAAAGCGACGTGGTGGAGGCCCTGGTGAGGAACCCCTCAATAATTGAGGAGGGGCTGGAGGTGGTGGGGGTCGAGGTGCCGACGGACGTCGGCCACATAGATATCCTAGCCCGGGACAGAGGCGGCAGGTATGTAATTATCGAGGTGAAGAGAGACGTAGCTACGCATGACGCGGTTTTCCAATTGGCGAGGTATGTAGAGCTCTACAGGAGGAAGGGCCACGAGGTGAGGGGGGTTTTAGTGGCCAGCGACATCTCCTCCACAGCGCTTGAATATTTAAAAAGATATGACTTGGTATTTGTAAAGGTCAATCCGAGAGAGTTGACAGTATCAACAAATAAAAATACACTAAATTCCAAGTAA
- a CDS encoding acetyl ornithine aminotransferase family protein, with product MPKWHWPINPEEVPRIVVEPPGPRALEVVRRDEELIMQSFTRWYPLVIARGYGPVVEDVDGNLYIDLNAGIAVANVGHSHPKVVEAVKRQAELFLHYSLTDFYYEVAVKLAEKLASIAPISGSKRVFFTNSGTESVEGVLKIARGYFKGQRPYVIAFMGAFHGRTYGSMSLSASKPVHRRHFSPLVPGVIHVPYPHPVHCPFKASTPEECGEYALAFLEDWVFKRLVDPSEVSLVIIEPVQGEGGYVVPPRNFIRGLRKLTHEHGILFAVDEVQTGFGRTGRWFAVEHFGVEPDLVATAKAIAAGLPLGAIIGRAEVMSLPRGSHANTFGGNPVAAAAALASIEVIEEEGLMQHAEALGEELKKFFLEEVGGRHDVRGLGLMIGVELLDEGGRPAKYLDEVLLKAFKRGVAVIGAGFSTVRVAPPLVIPREMALRAAYIIAEILRGYR from the coding sequence ATGCCTAAATGGCACTGGCCCATCAACCCTGAGGAGGTGCCTCGTATAGTAGTGGAGCCCCCCGGCCCCAGGGCGCTGGAGGTCGTCAGACGAGACGAGGAGCTGATAATGCAGTCGTTCACGAGGTGGTACCCCCTCGTCATCGCGAGGGGCTACGGCCCCGTGGTGGAGGACGTGGACGGCAACCTGTACATAGACCTCAACGCCGGCATCGCCGTCGCCAACGTGGGGCACTCCCACCCAAAGGTCGTGGAGGCCGTCAAGAGGCAGGCTGAGCTCTTCCTCCACTACTCCCTCACAGACTTCTACTACGAGGTGGCGGTTAAGCTGGCAGAGAAGCTCGCCTCAATAGCCCCCATATCGGGTAGTAAGAGGGTGTTTTTCACAAACAGCGGCACAGAGTCTGTGGAGGGGGTTTTGAAAATCGCCAGGGGGTACTTCAAGGGGCAGAGGCCGTATGTAATCGCCTTTATGGGGGCCTTCCACGGGAGGACCTACGGCTCTATGAGCCTCTCAGCCTCTAAGCCGGTGCACCGGCGGCACTTCTCGCCGCTGGTCCCCGGAGTGATACACGTGCCCTATCCACACCCGGTGCACTGCCCCTTCAAAGCCTCTACTCCGGAGGAGTGCGGCGAATACGCCCTGGCGTTTCTAGAAGACTGGGTGTTTAAGAGGCTGGTGGACCCCTCTGAGGTTTCACTGGTGATTATCGAGCCGGTGCAGGGCGAGGGGGGCTACGTGGTGCCCCCCAGAAACTTCATAAGGGGGCTTAGGAAACTCACCCATGAACACGGCATCCTCTTCGCCGTCGACGAGGTGCAGACGGGATTCGGCAGGACGGGGAGGTGGTTCGCCGTGGAGCACTTCGGCGTGGAGCCGGACCTAGTGGCGACGGCTAAGGCAATAGCTGCGGGGCTCCCCCTCGGAGCCATAATCGGGAGGGCTGAGGTTATGTCTCTCCCCCGGGGGTCCCACGCCAACACCTTCGGCGGAAACCCCGTGGCGGCCGCCGCGGCCCTCGCCTCGATAGAGGTTATCGAGGAGGAGGGGCTTATGCAACACGCCGAGGCGCTGGGGGAGGAGTTGAAAAAATTCTTTTTAGAGGAGGTGGGGGGTAGACACGACGTGAGAGGCCTAGGCTTGATGATAGGCGTCGAGCTCCTAGACGAGGGGGGGAGGCCCGCTAAGTACCTCGACGAGGTTCTTCTAAAGGCGTTTAAACGGGGCGTGGCTGTCATCGGGGCTGGCTTCTCCACTGTGAGGGTGGCGCCGCCGCTAGTTATCCCCCGCGAGATGGCGCTTAGGGCGGCGTATATTATAGCTGAAATTCTACGCGGCTATAGATAA
- the sufC gene encoding Fe-S cluster assembly ATPase SufC, giving the protein MHKLEVRNLRVAVGGREILKGVSLSVATGEVVVLMGPNGSGKSTLFQTIAGNPRYEVLDGDILLDGESIKELPPEERFARGIFVGFQSPVAVPEVRFAFLLQAMINIRAGKKLTDPNPQVLAQAQRLAAELGLKPEVFNRGVGAGFSGGEFKRAEVLQALLLSPKFTVLDEPDSGLDIDGIAAVGRAVTRLAASGSGILLSTHYARVLKFIKPTRVYVMAEGRVVLEGDENVIRKIEEVGYQSYFNEIRQELGSAGS; this is encoded by the coding sequence ATGCACAAACTCGAGGTCAGGAACCTCAGAGTGGCGGTGGGCGGCAGGGAGATCCTCAAGGGAGTGTCGCTGTCAGTCGCCACGGGCGAGGTGGTGGTGTTGATGGGGCCCAACGGCAGCGGCAAATCGACGCTATTCCAGACAATTGCGGGCAACCCGAGATACGAGGTCCTAGACGGCGACATTCTACTAGACGGCGAATCTATAAAAGAGCTACCCCCAGAGGAGCGGTTCGCCCGAGGCATATTCGTGGGGTTCCAGTCCCCCGTGGCCGTGCCCGAGGTTAGATTCGCCTTCCTTCTACAAGCCATGATTAACATAAGGGCTGGCAAAAAGCTCACGGACCCCAACCCCCAGGTGCTGGCGCAGGCCCAGAGGCTGGCGGCGGAGCTGGGGCTTAAGCCGGAGGTTTTCAACAGAGGGGTGGGGGCGGGCTTCAGCGGGGGGGAGTTCAAAAGGGCTGAGGTGTTGCAGGCCCTCCTCCTCTCTCCCAAGTTCACGGTTCTCGACGAGCCGGACAGCGGCCTTGATATAGACGGCATAGCGGCCGTGGGCAGGGCTGTGACTAGGCTGGCCGCCTCGGGGAGCGGCATCCTGCTCTCCACACACTACGCCAGGGTGTTGAAATTCATAAAGCCGACGAGGGTATACGTAATGGCCGAGGGCCGCGTGGTCTTGGAGGGGGATGAGAACGTGATTAGAAAGATAGAGGAGGTGGGTTACCAGAGCTACTTCAACGAAATTAGGCAGGAGCTCGGATCAGCTGGCTCCTAA